GCGATCAGGGCCACGGTGACTCTCAGGGCTGTGCCCAGGTCCTGCGCTCGGGATCGTTCCCCCGTCTCTTCTTCTTGGCCCCGCCCGGCCTCGGCCGCTTGTGGCTCCTCGTCGCGCCGCCACAGCCAGGCCTGGACCAGCGCCACGATGGCCACGGCTTCGAGGACGTTGATGACCAGAAAGAAGATCGACAGGAACTCGTCGGAAGCCTGCCAATGGGCGCCCCAGACCTGAAAGAAGAGATCCAGCGAGAAGACGGCGGCCAGAAAGGTAATGCGCCGGGTGAGCGCGCGGGCGTTCCGCACCGGCAGCTCGATCAGTTGCCAGTTGGGCAGATTCGGCGCCAGCGCGGCGCGCGGCAGTGCCCAGGCCAGGATGAAGAACGCCAAGGCGGTGCATGTGGCTTCGACGATGAGGGCGAACTCGCCGACGATCGGGGACCTGTGACTGGCGACGCGGTAGAACAGGGCGCCGAAGATGGCGGCCGGAATGATGCCGAACGCAAGGCCCCAGGCAACCGCGCAGGAGAACCGGCGCGTGTAGCTCGGCTTCAAAATGTTCGGGTCCCGATAGAAGCGGCGCCGCAGAAGGACGGGCAGAAACAGGACCAAGAGCACAGCGACGACCAGGGCCACGGAGGAGCGGGTCACGACGGCCCGACGTTCATTCGGCCCGAGTTCGGACCACCACGCCACGGGCGCCTGGACCAGGGCCGCCAGAAGATCGAAGAAGTCGGGCACCGCGGCCAGCATGGTGCTCGGCGCCATAGGCAGGGGGTAGCTCGTCAGCAGGAACGCAATGGCGCGCCCCCGCAGCCGCACGTTGATGTCGGCGGTGAGCTCTTCGACCTGCTGCAGTATCAGATTCACCTGTTGGACGCGCCCGGTCAGCGCGGCAATCTCCTCATCGAGTTGCTGGCGCTGCGCGGCGATGTCCGCGACCTCGGGAGGGTCGTCCTCCGAGGGTGGCGGCCCCAGGGCGTCGACCCGGCTGCGCAGCGTCTTGATCGAGGCTTCGGCGTTTCGGCGAACGGGGATGGCTTCCGCGCGAATGGTTACCAGGCGGTCCTTTAGCTGGGCCGCGCGCTCGTCGACCGGATCGCCTCGGCCCAGCTCCTGCTGGATCAGCTCGATCGAACGGTTCCATTCCTCGACCAGCTTGCCGAAGGGTCTCTGGACCTCTTGAGCCGCGAGGTTCGAGGCAAGCAGGCACAGCACGCCAAGGGTTGCGAGGAAACCTGCGAGGATGTGTCGGTGCACGGCGTCACTTCGAACAGTGGTCGACGTGCCATGACTGTCCCACAAACGCCGGGCAAGCGCACTATCCGATCAGACGCCCAGGCGTCTGGCCGGATTTAGTGCGCTAAAATGTTTAGAATCAGTATGTTACACCAAGCGGGATTGATCGCCAAGCAACCCCATCCGATCTGATAGCGCCCCACATCGGAGCAGGCTGCGGCGGCGGCTTGCCTCAGGAACTGGCAGGAAGGCGCCCCCGGTCGTGGACGGCCGTGAAGTCGAGCTCCGGGCCCGAGGGCACGATCCCCGAGGGGTTGATGGTCGGGTGGCTGCCATAGTAGTGCCGCTT
This window of the Kiloniellales bacterium genome carries:
- a CDS encoding mechanosensitive ion channel, with the protein product MHRHILAGFLATLGVLCLLASNLAAQEVQRPFGKLVEEWNRSIELIQQELGRGDPVDERAAQLKDRLVTIRAEAIPVRRNAEASIKTLRSRVDALGPPPSEDDPPEVADIAAQRQQLDEEIAALTGRVQQVNLILQQVEELTADINVRLRGRAIAFLLTSYPLPMAPSTMLAAVPDFFDLLAALVQAPVAWWSELGPNERRAVVTRSSVALVVAVLLVLFLPVLLRRRFYRDPNILKPSYTRRFSCAVAWGLAFGIIPAAIFGALFYRVASHRSPIVGEFALIVEATCTALAFFILAWALPRAALAPNLPNWQLIELPVRNARALTRRITFLAAVFSLDLFFQVWGAHWQASDEFLSIFFLVINVLEAVAIVALVQAWLWRRDEEPQAAEAGRGQEEETGERSRAQDLGTALRVTVALIAFAAVGASLIGYGNLGNYLLDNIHFSAVAFGILFLLRGLFRELIGLVLRSAFLRDGLSLRHVTRQVFKFWLRVLLDIVMVSLGALAVLSIWGIPIENLWDWTVATLSGFQVGDVTISVTDIFVGIVVFIIALFLTRLLQRALTDQILPRTRLDSGVRNSLVQGLGYLGMIVAFALAVAALGLNLTNLALIFGALSVGIGFGLQNVVNNFVSGIILLVERPIKVGDWVVVGQNEGFVKRIQLRATEIETFQRASVVIPNSEIVSNSITNWTHRDRYGRVDIPVKVAFGSDIEKVKEVLLDCVRSHEMILTWPAPFVLFRRYGQDCLEFEARGFLSNIEYIFIVQSDVLTSIDRALREAGIEVPYPQRELRFRDAEAAREALDSPAVVRAAEDAGPGPEMAAERKVGSRK